TTGGGGTTTAGAGTTTAACTACTTATCCATCCTTGCGGCAGCGTCCTAAATTTGACCGACTCAGCTGAACTCTGTTGAACTCTGTTACGTCTTTCTTGTCTTTGCTTTCCAGCACCATGATGGATGAGCTGGTGCAGGACCTGGTGTCTGCTCTGGAGCAGACCTCAGAGCAAAGTAAGCTGGGAGAGCTGTGGGAGGAAATGGTCCTGAGCCCTCTGCGGCAGCGCCGGCAGATCCGCCGCCGCAGAGGCCGCAAGCGCTGTCGAGAATCCTCCCTCTATCCGTTGGAGCACAGGCGGTGCTGGATTGAGGCCTCAGAGTCCAGCTTGGACGAGACTAAAGAATACAGGAACAGGAACTGCTCCTCAACCATCGCTGCCCCCGTGGCCAACTGCAGTGACTCTGACGACATGACTTCAACCAACCGGTGGCGCTCCGTCAAGAGAGGCCCGGTCAGGACGCGGCAGCCGTCCTGGCCGGAGTCTGACTCCTTCACGGAGAATAACCCGGGACGGCCGCTGAGGAGGCGGAGGAAGGTCAAACGCATGACCTCAGACGTCACAGTCAGGTTGCAGCAGAAGCTAAAGGTTTCTGGTGTCGATGGGAAGCGGAGGCACAGGCCGTCCAGGATGCAGCATCTGTCAGGATCAAAGAAGAGGGCTGGCAGTTGGATCGGAGCAGACCGACAGACCGAAGGAGCCAGGCTGATGGGAAAGGAGTGCTGGAAGAGAAAGATGGCCAAGGagcacagagatgctgctgacGAGAACATGTCTGAAGGGTAATGTTCGATTTAAGGAAgcatatttgtattttcttcctctttttgttcaTCAGTCTCTTCAGTGTTGTTACACAGGAAGGCCCTATAGGAAGAGATCCACGCCACATTTGGTGTCTCATTTAGGATGTTATGAAAAGCTTTTAGGCTCattatgtgtgaaaaatgagCAGTTCCAGTTTTTAAAATCTTACACTTAATTTACAGTTTTTCAAAAAGCCAAATGTTAACCCTGCCATTGTTTGAAG
This window of the Chaetodon auriga isolate fChaAug3 chromosome 14, fChaAug3.hap1, whole genome shotgun sequence genome carries:
- the LOC143332059 gene encoding G patch domain-containing protein 2-like isoform X2 gives rise to the protein MMDELVQDLVSALEQTSEQSKLGELWEEMVLSPLRQRRQIRRRRGRKRCRESSLYPLEHRRCWIEASESSLDETKEYRNRNCSSTIAAPVANCSDSDDMTSTNRWRSVKRGPVRTRQPSWPESDSFTENNPGRPLRRRRKVKRMTSDVTVRLQQKLKVSGVDGKRRHRPSRMQHLSGSKKRAGSWIGADRQTEGARLMGKECWKRKMAKEHRDAADENMSEGETSSTCSSDPGLFTNDEGRQGDDEQSDWFFEGDCGVGTGVAGLLPSWDSDSQLSLEGNRPSPTFLQPARPSQRGYRYHSRLKRVPGSAACCIRKDRRRLPSKGNSMPVFVERLRHFSRDPYQRDFWLPSVGNRDRSQTNVTPGLLCTGDSRRRRETDAVAVTSASNPFHKEHQREEAQGASNTSTLEAVGAGAPGPRSSTSAQPESLSLLQG